One region of Parambassis ranga chromosome 21, fParRan2.1, whole genome shotgun sequence genomic DNA includes:
- the LOC114426143 gene encoding olfactory receptor 6N2-like produces the protein METKLNETFITLGGYVEVNKYRYLYFMIMFTAYVLTLCSNCTIVCLIVIHKNLHEPMYVFIAALLINSVLSSTLIYPKLLLDFLSETQVISYSTCLFQWAGYYCLACSEFLLLAAMAYDRYVSICKPLQYPVIMRKTNVNIILVLAWFVPFCHSVVPPIILINKKLCNFTLKGILCNSTIHNLHCVTTVAITIYGLFMFVDLTILPLLFILFTYIKILVIVYRSCREVRRKAAQTCLPHLIILINFFCLLAVDVLLLRLETDFPTIVRFVITLQMILYHPLFNPIIYGLKMKEINKHLLRLFCK, from the coding sequence ATGGAAACTAAactaaatgaaacatttataaCTCTTGGTGGATATGTGGAAGTGAACAAATACAGATATCTTTATTTCATGATCATGTTTACAGCATATGTTCTAACACTGTGCAGTAATTGTACTATTGTGTGTTTGATCGTGATTCACAAAAACCTCCATGAGccgatgtatgtttttattgctgctctGTTAATCAACTCTGTTCTCTCCAGCACTCTGATTTACCCAAAGCTTCTTCTTGACTTTTTATCTGAAACACAGGTCATATCTTATTCAACTTGTCTCTTTCAGTGGGCTGGATATTATTGTCTAGCTTGCTCAGAGTTCTTACTGTTGGCAGCTATGGCCTATGACAGATATGTATCTATATGTAAACCTCTGCAATATCCAGTTATcatgagaaaaacaaatgtcaatATTATCCTTGTTTTAGCTTGGTTTGTGCCTTTTTGTCACAGTGTAGTCCCTCCTATAATACTTATCAATAAAAAGCTCTGTAATTTCACTTTAAAGGGAATACTGTGCAACAGCACAATTCACAATCTACACTGTGTCACTACAGTTGCCATAACTATATatggtttgtttatgtttgtcgATCTTACTattctccctctgctcttcatATTGTTCACATACATTAAGATACTTGTTATAGTCTATAGAAGTTGTAGAGAAGTCAGGAGaaaagctgcacagacctgtttaccacatttaataattttaatcaactttttttgtttacttgctGTTGACGTACTTCTTCTTCGACTGGAGACTGACTTTCCAACAATTGTGCGTTTTGTAATAACATTACAAATGATCTTGTATCATCCTCTCTTTAATCCAATCATATATGGACTGAAAATGAAGGAAATTAATAAACATCTGTTGAGGTTGTTTTGTAAATAG
- the LOC114426841 gene encoding olfactory receptor 6N2-like, translated as METKLNETFITLGGYVEVNKYRYLYFMIMFTAYVLTLCSNCTIVCLIVIHKNLHEPMYVFIAALLINSVLSSTLIYPKLLIDFLSETQVISYSACLFQWSGYYCLAGSEFLLLAAMAYDRYVSICKPLQYPIIMRKTKVNIILVLAWFVPFCHSVVPPIILINKKLCNFTLKGILCNSTIQNLPCVTTVAITIYGLFMFFDLAILPLLFILFTYINILVIVYRSCREVRRKAAQTCLPHLIVLINFFCLLAFDVLLLRLETEFPTIVRFVITLQMILYHPLLNPIIYGLKMKEINKHLLRLFCK; from the coding sequence ATGGAAACTAAactaaatgaaacatttataaCTCTTGGTGGATATGTGGAAGTGAACAAGTACAGATATCTTTATTTCATGATCATGTTTACAGCATATGTTCTAACACTGTGCAGTAACTGTACTATTGTGTGTCTGATCGTGATTCACAAAAACCTCCATGAGccgatgtatgtttttattgctgctctGTTAATCAACTCTGTTCTCTCCAGCACTCTGATTTACCCAAAGCTTCTTATTGACTTTTTATCTGAAACACAGGTCATATCTTATTCAGCTTGTCTCTTTCAGTGGTCTGGATATTACTGTCTGGCTGGCTCAGAGTTCTTACTGTTGGCAGCTATGGCCTATGACAGATATGTATCTATATGTAAACCTCTGCAATATCCAATTATCATGAGAAAAACAAAGGTCAATATTATCCTTGTTTTAGCTTGGTTTGTGCCTTTTTGTCACAGTGTAGTCCCTCCTATAATACTTATCAATAAAAAGCTCTGTAATTTCACTTTAAAGGGAATACTGTGTAACAGCACAATTCAAAATCTACCTTGTGTCACTACAGTTGCCATAACCATATAcggtttgtttatgttttttgatCTTGCTattctccctctgctcttcatATTGTTTACATACATTAACATACTTGTTATAGTGTATAGAAGTTGTAGGGAAGTCAGGAGaaaagctgcacagacctgTTTACCTCACTTGATAGTTTTaatcaactttttttgtttacttgcttTTGATGTACTTCTTCTTCGACTGGAGACTGAATTTCCAACAATTGTGCGTTTTGTAATAACATTACAAATGATCTTGTATCATCCTCTCTTGAATCCAATCATATATGGACTGAAAATGAAGGAAATCAATAAACACCTGTTGAGGTTGTTTTGTAAATAG